From Gimesia panareensis, the proteins below share one genomic window:
- the murD gene encoding UDP-N-acetylmuramoyl-L-alanine--D-glutamate ligase — protein MSCKPFLLQNQDLSGCRVTVLGLGRFGGGIAVTQFLAARGAQITVLDAKTAAELEDSLDQLQDIPQVSFILGEASPELPPTDLLVVNPAIPPRHPLLIQAEAEQIPVTSEIELFWQLNPARVVGVTGSNGKSTTTAMIHSVFSVSGAKCWLGGNIGVSLLPVVDQIQPVDWVILELSSFQLFTLDRLQVSPQIAVVTNFSPNHLDWHQTLEHYRHSKQAICRWQTSDETVIINADDPDLRDWDFPGNVLTFGSNADLNPDVLVEEQEFVAHQFSQKLQPQLKVPGWHNRMNAAAAITAGICTDLDRKVIQQGLESFEGLPHRLQFIGEFAGRRFYNDSLATTPESAICALEAFEPGQVIALAGGYDKKVDLTPFSRELFTRTKATALMGDTGVNLHELMTNQRMKNQPNADVAISEPQQSFKAAFDWAFQQSAPGDVILLSPGCASYGWFSNFQERGARFESLFRKLSQNSPG, from the coding sequence ATGTCCTGCAAACCCTTTCTGCTTCAAAATCAGGATCTGAGTGGCTGCCGTGTCACTGTGCTGGGACTGGGGCGGTTTGGTGGGGGAATTGCGGTCACTCAGTTTCTGGCCGCCCGTGGTGCACAGATAACCGTGCTGGATGCGAAAACCGCTGCGGAATTAGAGGACTCACTGGATCAGTTACAGGACATCCCTCAGGTCAGTTTCATCCTGGGCGAAGCTTCACCGGAACTCCCCCCAACGGATCTATTGGTCGTGAATCCAGCCATTCCCCCGCGGCATCCCCTGCTCATCCAGGCTGAAGCGGAGCAGATTCCGGTTACCAGTGAGATAGAACTGTTCTGGCAGCTCAACCCCGCCCGCGTAGTGGGCGTGACCGGGAGTAACGGAAAATCGACCACCACGGCCATGATTCATTCCGTCTTTTCCGTCTCGGGAGCAAAGTGCTGGCTGGGAGGGAATATCGGCGTCAGCCTGCTGCCTGTGGTTGATCAGATCCAGCCCGTTGACTGGGTGATTCTCGAATTGAGCAGCTTTCAACTGTTTACACTCGATCGATTACAGGTAAGTCCGCAGATTGCGGTGGTCACGAACTTCAGCCCGAATCATCTCGACTGGCATCAGACCCTGGAACACTATCGGCACTCCAAACAAGCGATCTGCCGCTGGCAAACCTCAGATGAGACCGTGATTATCAATGCCGATGATCCTGATCTGAGAGACTGGGATTTTCCGGGAAACGTACTTACTTTTGGTAGTAACGCCGATCTCAACCCGGATGTATTGGTGGAGGAGCAGGAATTCGTAGCTCACCAGTTTTCTCAAAAACTTCAGCCACAATTGAAGGTACCGGGCTGGCATAATCGGATGAATGCTGCCGCGGCGATCACGGCTGGAATCTGTACCGATCTGGATCGAAAGGTGATACAACAGGGATTAGAGAGCTTTGAAGGGCTGCCGCATCGCCTGCAGTTCATCGGCGAATTTGCAGGACGCCGGTTCTATAATGATTCGCTGGCGACGACTCCCGAGTCCGCCATCTGTGCTTTAGAGGCTTTTGAACCGGGTCAGGTGATCGCGCTGGCGGGCGGCTACGATAAGAAAGTGGACCTGACCCCTTTTTCCCGCGAACTGTTTACGCGGACAAAAGCAACCGCACTGATGGGGGATACCGGAGTGAATTTGCATGAGCTGATGACGAATCAGCGAATGAAGAACCAGCCGAATGCGGATGTCGCCATTTCCGAGCCGCAACAGTCGTTCAAAGCCGCGTTCGACTGGGCCTTTCAACAGTCGGCTCCCGGTGAC
- a CDS encoding sodium:solute symporter family protein — protein MLLAAESNAWLGLHIADWIVLAIYFVVILAIGLWSVKKVKDMADFFMGGRRFGKVFMMFFAFGSGTSSEQAISVVAGTWRAGLAGIWWQFLWLWATPFYWIVAPIMRRMRALTTADFFETRFNGPTAVLYSFYGIAISITFIAGGLFGTGKMVDALTGNELDRIAVEANIMVPAAEWNTETKSFQLTERRLQGYEYAILAVTVMFVIYGMAGGLGAAIITDFIQGILTIVFSFLLLPFVFYEIGGFGELNQNADLKKGMLDLTVSPELAATMGEPITPFYVFMLSVTALAGIVIQPHIMGVCGAGKTEYEGRFGFTVGNFLKRFCTVAWTFTGLACIVWYMGDNSPLKNSPDPADQAVYQSLVVRASPEYNQLSDAEKKEIDTSDRNFADKLFGMAAHDILPRIAPGLIGLLLASLLAAVMSTSDAQMIISSGLFTENIYRKCLVKNKSQRHYLWVGRIAGLIIVILALILQTTFTDIIHALKIIVKTPACIGISLWIGIIWRRWNVISVWVSTIVGILVWIGVAFHADVLYGSGKLPESMFKSATEMRDVWQMFFFMSLAILSGVIVSFLTPRQSQEKLDHFFTLMHTPVKLNEEIEAPCTLPAEPEPMCPKMFPNSKDIEIPKPTFQDLGGFVLAWCGVAAIIFLTNLLAKLA, from the coding sequence ATGTTACTCGCCGCCGAATCGAATGCCTGGCTCGGGCTCCATATCGCTGACTGGATTGTACTGGCTATCTATTTCGTCGTCATTCTCGCCATCGGTCTCTGGTCGGTGAAAAAAGTAAAAGATATGGCCGACTTCTTCATGGGGGGGCGCCGGTTCGGTAAAGTTTTCATGATGTTCTTTGCGTTCGGTTCAGGAACGAGCAGCGAGCAGGCCATCAGTGTCGTCGCGGGAACCTGGCGGGCAGGACTGGCAGGGATCTGGTGGCAGTTCCTCTGGCTCTGGGCGACGCCGTTCTACTGGATCGTGGCTCCCATCATGCGTCGCATGCGGGCACTGACCACAGCCGACTTCTTTGAAACGCGTTTTAATGGTCCCACCGCCGTCCTGTATTCCTTTTACGGGATTGCCATCTCGATTACCTTCATCGCCGGGGGACTGTTCGGCACTGGTAAAATGGTGGATGCCCTGACAGGAAATGAGCTGGACCGTATTGCCGTGGAAGCAAATATCATGGTGCCGGCAGCGGAATGGAATACGGAAACCAAATCCTTTCAGCTTACCGAACGCAGGTTGCAGGGCTACGAGTACGCGATCCTGGCGGTCACGGTCATGTTCGTGATCTACGGTATGGCCGGTGGTCTGGGGGCGGCGATCATCACCGACTTCATCCAGGGGATTTTGACCATCGTCTTCTCGTTTCTGCTGCTCCCGTTCGTGTTCTATGAGATAGGTGGTTTTGGAGAACTCAACCAGAATGCGGATCTCAAAAAGGGAATGCTGGACCTGACTGTGAGCCCGGAACTGGCAGCCACGATGGGGGAACCGATTACACCATTTTACGTCTTCATGCTGTCCGTTACGGCGCTGGCCGGGATTGTGATTCAGCCACACATTATGGGCGTCTGTGGAGCAGGGAAGACGGAATACGAAGGCCGCTTCGGTTTTACTGTGGGTAACTTCCTGAAGCGGTTCTGTACGGTCGCCTGGACCTTTACCGGACTGGCCTGCATCGTCTGGTACATGGGCGATAACAGTCCTCTCAAAAACTCACCCGATCCTGCGGACCAGGCGGTCTACCAGTCGCTCGTGGTGCGGGCCAGCCCCGAATACAATCAGCTCTCCGATGCAGAAAAAAAGGAAATAGATACGTCGGACCGTAATTTTGCAGACAAACTGTTTGGCATGGCAGCCCATGACATCCTGCCGCGGATTGCTCCCGGGTTGATTGGTCTGCTGCTGGCATCGCTACTGGCAGCGGTCATGAGTACCAGCGATGCCCAGATGATTATCTCCAGCGGTCTGTTTACCGAGAATATCTATCGTAAATGTCTCGTGAAGAATAAATCGCAGCGGCATTACCTCTGGGTGGGTCGTATTGCCGGCCTGATTATTGTGATACTGGCACTCATTCTGCAGACCACATTTACCGATATCATCCACGCCCTCAAGATCATTGTGAAGACTCCTGCCTGCATCGGCATCAGCCTCTGGATTGGCATTATCTGGCGCCGCTGGAATGTGATTTCGGTCTGGGTCTCCACAATCGTGGGGATTCTGGTCTGGATCGGGGTCGCCTTTCATGCAGACGTGCTCTATGGTTCCGGAAAACTCCCAGAAAGCATGTTTAAGTCTGCCACCGAAATGCGGGACGTCTGGCAGATGTTCTTTTTCATGAGTCTGGCGATCCTCAGTGGTGTGATAGTCAGTTTCCTCACCCCCCGACAGTCACAGGAAAAACTGGACCATTTCTTTACCCTGATGCACACGCCGGTCAAATTGAACGAAGAGATCGAGGCACCTTGCACGCTGCCTGCAGAACCGGAACCGATGTGTCCGAAGATGTTCCCCAATTCGAAAGACATTGAGATCCCCAAGCCGACCTTCCAGGACCTGGGGGGTTTTGTGCTGGCCTGGTGCGGTGTCGCAGCGATTATCTTTCTGACCAATCTGCTGGCAAAACTTGCCTGA
- a CDS encoding cytochrome c, giving the protein MNKPTRQWYRKPIRCFALTAGACLTVSLFTGCGGSSAPAPAPAQQQTQAPAAPAAQTTPQVAQTTPTQSQPKPAPAEKEGRKMIDGIPYDVWFDNPLAVAGDNQSVQPVALPGTNVAANSTTPAPAGEMKAAPTQASAGGSGGLDWKTIIPMPILEAQVKDIRNRLTKNMQSVGTYNTSYLELPTFTATLAALAEIANEHPDDIGWKKNAKYLRDLSAQFTAEPLTRGAKSYRALQIPYEQMIVIMNGSAPAGLPESDDKKPIAEVASMGDLMKRADISYKWLKSNVGSADALKAEKEKVIEEAHLLAAISKIITLEGYGYVDDKGFLGYANPMQEACLKMVEAAKNDNFPEFDQGMSRVYKSCTECHSEYKE; this is encoded by the coding sequence ATGAACAAGCCAACTCGGCAATGGTATCGGAAACCAATTCGTTGCTTTGCACTGACAGCAGGAGCCTGTCTGACAGTTTCCCTGTTCACCGGTTGCGGTGGTAGCAGTGCTCCTGCACCCGCTCCTGCTCAACAGCAGACTCAGGCACCTGCCGCCCCGGCAGCCCAAACCACTCCCCAGGTCGCGCAAACAACGCCCACACAATCTCAACCCAAACCGGCACCTGCTGAAAAAGAGGGTCGCAAGATGATCGACGGGATTCCCTACGACGTCTGGTTTGACAATCCGCTCGCAGTTGCCGGTGATAATCAGTCTGTCCAGCCGGTTGCGCTACCGGGAACGAATGTCGCTGCCAATTCAACGACACCAGCTCCCGCAGGAGAAATGAAAGCTGCCCCGACACAGGCGAGTGCGGGCGGTTCAGGCGGGCTCGACTGGAAAACGATTATCCCCATGCCCATTCTGGAAGCACAGGTCAAAGATATTCGTAACCGTCTGACGAAAAATATGCAATCTGTGGGTACCTATAACACGAGCTACCTGGAGTTGCCCACTTTCACCGCAACACTGGCAGCCCTGGCCGAAATTGCCAATGAGCATCCTGACGACATCGGCTGGAAGAAGAATGCCAAATACCTGCGTGACCTGTCAGCCCAATTTACCGCTGAACCATTGACGCGCGGGGCCAAATCGTACCGTGCATTACAGATTCCTTACGAGCAGATGATTGTAATCATGAACGGGAGTGCTCCCGCGGGGTTGCCGGAATCCGATGATAAGAAACCGATCGCCGAAGTGGCTTCGATGGGCGATCTGATGAAACGCGCCGATATTTCCTATAAATGGCTCAAATCGAATGTGGGCAGCGCAGATGCCCTCAAGGCCGAGAAGGAAAAAGTGATCGAAGAGGCTCACCTGCTGGCCGCCATTTCCAAGATCATCACACTCGAAGGCTACGGCTATGTGGATGACAAAGGCTTTCTGGGTTATGCGAACCCCATGCAGGAAGCCTGCCTGAAAATGGTCGAAGCGGCTAAGAATGACAATTTCCCGGAATTCGATCAGGGCATGTCCCGGGTCTATAAATCCTGCACGGAATGCCATAGCGAGTACAAAGAGTAA
- a CDS encoding S1C family serine protease gives MIYNRCCLIRKLCLLVAVLSICSKTQADVIELVNGHKVQGDVLKQGADYLLVDIGIEVIRIPADQVRSRTKGDSLSSDKPSVSKSKDKFYSVAQLPAKSIKELARIYGEAVTLVQTPSGLGSGFIINDRGYCVTNYHVVEKETRIAVTIFHRTKTGEFQRRQIKDVEIIALNPFFDLALLRIPRQKDFPFRYVYLAEDDQQREGEEVFAIGNPLGLERSVSRGIISTRNRNMQGIVYIQTTTQINPGNSGGPLFNSRGEVIGVTNMKLILGEGLGFAIPISYVKHFLDNRDAFAFDKTSPNTGYRYFDAPRRKSSEIEK, from the coding sequence ATGATTTACAACCGGTGCTGCCTGATACGAAAACTCTGTCTGCTGGTCGCGGTACTCAGCATCTGCTCTAAAACGCAGGCTGACGTCATTGAACTGGTCAATGGTCACAAAGTCCAGGGGGATGTGCTCAAACAGGGCGCAGACTACCTGCTGGTTGACATCGGCATCGAAGTCATCCGCATCCCTGCCGACCAGGTCCGTTCCCGTACCAAAGGCGATTCCCTCTCCTCGGACAAACCGAGTGTGAGCAAAAGCAAAGATAAATTCTACTCCGTCGCCCAACTGCCGGCCAAAAGCATTAAGGAACTGGCACGCATCTACGGTGAAGCCGTTACCCTGGTCCAGACTCCCAGCGGACTCGGTTCCGGATTTATTATTAATGACCGTGGTTACTGCGTCACGAATTATCATGTTGTTGAAAAAGAAACCCGGATCGCCGTCACGATTTTTCATCGCACAAAAACGGGGGAATTTCAGCGACGCCAGATCAAAGACGTTGAAATCATCGCGTTGAATCCCTTCTTCGATCTGGCCCTCCTGCGCATTCCGCGCCAGAAAGATTTTCCCTTTCGCTATGTCTATCTGGCAGAGGATGACCAGCAGCGGGAAGGGGAAGAAGTGTTCGCCATCGGAAACCCTCTCGGACTGGAGCGCTCCGTCTCACGGGGCATCATCAGTACGCGCAACCGGAACATGCAGGGAATTGTATATATCCAGACCACCACGCAGATCAACCCGGGTAACAGCGGGGGGCCTCTGTTTAATTCCCGAGGCGAAGTGATTGGGGTGACCAACATGAAGCTGATTCTGGGAGAGGGCCTGGGATTCGCAATCCCCATCTCTTATGTGAAACATTTTCTGGATAATCGTGACGCATTTGCATTCGATAAAACCAGCCCCAACACAGGATATCGTTATTTTGATGCACCACGTAGAAAATCATCGGAAATTGAAAAGTAA
- a CDS encoding EF-hand domain-containing protein produces MQRISPVLALVTLFGFSTVSTFAAPDEETSSKEKVFQQLDKNSDGTITADEVPDEKSRFFEFLLRSGDQNKDGKLTKGEFEGGLKKEDQKFEAGDERRGNQGPRFYNRFLSRLDRNGDKKISKDELPEPLRERMEPLFQRLNTDEISLEQLERMGNMFGNRRPPRPEGPGMNSPERAERFFKSLDTNQDGKLTLDEAPERARFMLNRIFERSGKEADATLTKEEFMKAMAAFRPPQRPGRRDADRGKKPEVVDGEMKRPEMQAPDMSRTRFGNSFPRSGAQFLRTVDQNGDGKLSREELQQINRWFDEVDRNRDGFLDQSEIAGQPRPQRRYNPTSVKRPGRPALDQPKDDSKQKASE; encoded by the coding sequence ATGCAACGCATTTCCCCCGTACTGGCACTCGTCACTCTGTTTGGCTTTTCTACGGTTTCCACGTTCGCGGCTCCCGATGAAGAAACATCCTCGAAGGAAAAAGTATTCCAGCAACTGGATAAGAACTCCGACGGGACCATCACTGCCGATGAAGTTCCCGATGAAAAATCACGTTTCTTTGAATTCCTGCTTCGCTCGGGAGACCAGAACAAAGACGGGAAACTGACGAAAGGGGAGTTTGAAGGAGGGCTGAAAAAAGAGGATCAGAAATTCGAAGCCGGCGATGAGCGTCGGGGGAACCAGGGTCCTCGATTTTACAATCGCTTCCTGAGCCGTCTGGACCGCAACGGAGATAAAAAAATCTCGAAGGATGAATTACCCGAGCCCTTACGCGAACGGATGGAACCACTGTTTCAGCGTTTAAATACCGATGAGATCTCGCTGGAACAACTTGAGCGGATGGGAAATATGTTTGGCAACCGCCGCCCGCCGCGTCCCGAGGGCCCCGGCATGAATTCCCCGGAACGCGCCGAACGCTTCTTCAAATCTCTGGACACCAATCAGGACGGCAAACTGACTCTGGACGAAGCCCCGGAACGGGCTCGCTTCATGCTGAATCGCATCTTCGAACGGTCGGGGAAGGAAGCCGATGCTACGCTCACCAAAGAAGAATTTATGAAAGCAATGGCTGCATTCCGTCCGCCACAACGTCCGGGACGACGCGACGCTGATCGCGGTAAGAAACCTGAAGTTGTAGACGGGGAAATGAAACGGCCCGAGATGCAGGCACCAGACATGTCCCGCACGCGATTCGGCAATTCCTTCCCCCGCTCGGGGGCTCAGTTCCTGCGAACCGTCGATCAGAATGGAGACGGGAAACTCAGCCGCGAAGAACTACAGCAGATCAACCGCTGGTTCGACGAGGTGGACCGGAACCGCGATGGATTCCTGGATCAGAGTGAAATTGCGGGGCAACCGCGTCCGCAACGACGCTACAATCCGACCTCTGTCAAAAGACCAGGCCGACCTGCACTGGATCAGCCCAAAGACGATTCAAAACAGAAAGCGTCTGAATAA
- a CDS encoding class I SAM-dependent methyltransferase, whose translation MSHYLEFFKQFRTTFETTGAIAPSSRFLASNMAEPMKRHQGPKRVLEIGPGTGAVTREIVKQIRPEDSLDLVELNEKFVEILHRRFDAERAFQEIKHLTSIHNCPLQEYGVGEEYDFIVSGLPLNNFPTDLVSDIFEAYFRLLKPGGVLSYFEYMYVRPVRKVVSRGPENDRICQIDEIMRSYTNQYRIRTNWIWFNLPPAWVQHLQKTDSPPPLIEQAAPQEQNS comes from the coding sequence GTGTCACATTATCTGGAATTTTTTAAACAGTTTCGAACGACTTTTGAAACCACCGGGGCGATTGCGCCCAGCAGCCGGTTCCTGGCCAGCAATATGGCAGAACCGATGAAACGACATCAGGGCCCCAAACGAGTACTGGAGATCGGTCCTGGAACCGGCGCGGTGACTCGTGAAATTGTCAAACAGATTCGCCCTGAAGATTCACTGGACCTGGTGGAACTGAATGAAAAGTTCGTTGAGATTCTGCACAGGCGGTTCGATGCAGAACGGGCCTTTCAGGAAATCAAACACCTGACCTCGATTCACAACTGCCCGCTGCAGGAATATGGTGTCGGTGAGGAATACGATTTCATCGTCTCCGGACTGCCCCTGAATAATTTTCCGACCGATCTGGTCAGCGATATTTTTGAAGCCTATTTCCGGCTGTTGAAGCCAGGCGGAGTGCTCTCGTATTTTGAATACATGTATGTGCGGCCGGTGCGTAAGGTGGTCTCGCGGGGTCCTGAAAACGACCGGATTTGTCAGATCGATGAAATCATGCGGAGCTACACCAACCAGTATCGGATTCGCACCAACTGGATCTGGTTCAATCTCCCTCCAGCCTGGGTACAGCATCTGCAAAAGACAGATAGCCCGCCCCCGTTGATTGAGCAGGCTGCGCCACAGGAACAGAACTCCTGA
- a CDS encoding aminotransferase class IV, giving the protein MSEPQAYLNGAYLPQSEAKLAVSDLGIVYGAAVTEMVRTFQQRPFMLEAHLDRLYAALEYACIDTPLTADDLKRICLNLIEQNGALLPAGEELGLTVFVTAGQNLPYLGMAELDACRTPTVCVHTFPLAFELWDQKYTSGQYLIRSEVEQLNPRVFDPRVKSRSRIHLYRADKLIRKQVPAASALLFDEQGFVAETTIGNFFLVQDRIMLTPRPEYVLGGISQMMTARLAKQLGLDYVETDISEEMVLQADEALTSSSGYCLMPVTRYNDHFLSEGKPGPVFQQLITAWSQEVGVDIIAQAQQIGAARRGQLS; this is encoded by the coding sequence ATGTCCGAGCCCCAGGCATATCTGAATGGTGCTTATCTCCCCCAGTCGGAAGCAAAACTGGCTGTATCAGATCTGGGGATCGTCTATGGTGCTGCCGTCACTGAGATGGTTCGCACTTTCCAGCAACGACCGTTCATGCTGGAAGCACATCTGGACCGCCTCTATGCTGCACTGGAATATGCCTGTATTGATACGCCCCTTACAGCGGATGATCTCAAGCGGATCTGTCTCAACCTGATCGAACAGAACGGGGCTCTGTTACCTGCCGGGGAAGAACTGGGGTTAACGGTCTTTGTCACCGCGGGGCAGAACCTGCCTTACCTCGGAATGGCTGAACTGGACGCCTGCCGCACACCCACTGTCTGCGTACATACTTTTCCACTGGCGTTTGAGCTGTGGGATCAGAAATATACCAGCGGTCAATACCTGATCCGCTCGGAAGTCGAACAACTGAACCCGCGGGTCTTTGATCCCCGCGTCAAATCCCGCAGTCGAATCCATCTTTATCGCGCCGACAAACTGATTCGCAAACAGGTTCCGGCAGCGAGTGCCCTGTTGTTTGACGAACAGGGTTTCGTCGCAGAAACGACCATCGGCAACTTTTTTCTGGTGCAGGATCGGATCATGCTCACGCCCCGTCCCGAGTACGTTCTGGGGGGGATCAGCCAGATGATGACGGCCCGATTAGCGAAGCAACTGGGACTGGACTATGTGGAAACCGATATTTCCGAAGAAATGGTTCTTCAGGCAGACGAAGCATTGACCTCCTCCAGTGGCTATTGTCTGATGCCTGTTACGCGTTACAATGATCATTTCCTTTCAGAGGGAAAGCCGGGGCCTGTGTTTCAACAGTTGATCACAGCCTGGAGTCAGGAAGTGGGAGTCGATATTATCGCCCAGGCGCAGCAGATTGGTGCCGCGCGCCGCGGTCAACTCTCCTGA
- a CDS encoding NAD(P)-dependent oxidoreductase — MAIPTIQPGTTKIGWIGTGVMGASMVGHLMDAGFSATVYTRSKSKAEPLIQKGASWADSPKAVAEAADVIFSIVGFPTDVREVMLGEEGALAGAFAGKILVDMTTSDPSLAVEIAEAAEAKGVFSVDAPVSGGDVGAKNGTLSIMIGGDQAVVDALKPCWDAMGKTIVYQGGPGSGQHTKMVNQILIATNMIGVCEALLYGYKAGLDLPTVLQSVGSGAAGSWSLSNLGPRIMDNNFDPGFFVEHFIKDMGIALAEAKAMNLSLPGLALGHQLYLAVQAQGHGRDGTHALQLALASLSNVDWENRS; from the coding sequence ATGGCGATACCAACCATTCAACCGGGAACCACAAAAATTGGCTGGATTGGAACCGGAGTCATGGGAGCCAGTATGGTGGGACACCTGATGGATGCGGGGTTCTCGGCTACGGTTTATACTCGCAGTAAATCAAAAGCGGAGCCTCTGATTCAGAAAGGGGCTTCCTGGGCCGATTCACCGAAAGCAGTCGCCGAAGCAGCCGACGTGATCTTTTCGATCGTCGGTTTCCCGACAGACGTCCGCGAAGTGATGCTGGGTGAGGAGGGGGCACTCGCAGGTGCCTTTGCAGGGAAAATTCTGGTCGACATGACCACCAGCGATCCTTCCCTGGCAGTCGAAATTGCTGAAGCTGCAGAGGCTAAGGGAGTCTTTAGTGTCGATGCTCCGGTCTCCGGTGGCGACGTAGGTGCGAAAAACGGAACGCTGTCTATCATGATCGGCGGTGACCAGGCGGTGGTGGATGCCCTCAAGCCCTGCTGGGATGCCATGGGAAAAACCATCGTTTACCAGGGGGGCCCCGGTTCCGGACAGCACACCAAGATGGTGAATCAGATTCTGATTGCCACCAACATGATCGGCGTCTGCGAAGCACTGCTCTACGGTTATAAAGCCGGTCTGGACCTGCCTACGGTACTGCAATCAGTGGGCAGTGGCGCTGCCGGCAGTTGGTCACTTTCCAACCTGGGACCACGGATCATGGATAACAACTTTGATCCGGGCTTTTTTGTGGAACACTTTATCAAGGACATGGGAATTGCCCTGGCGGAAGCGAAAGCGATGAACCTGAGTCTGCCCGGTCTGGCACTGGGACATCAGCTTTACCTGGCAGTCCAGGCACAGGGACATGGTCGCGATGGTACACATGCTCTGCAGCTGGCACTGGCCTCCCTGTCCAACGTGGACTGGGAAAACCGCTCTTAG
- the dapA gene encoding 4-hydroxy-tetrahydrodipicolinate synthase: MANQSDLFAGLSVAMITPFKNGEIDESALRALVDYHVEQGTDTLCPVGTTGESPTLSHDEHKQVISIVCEQAAGRIKVMAGTGSNSTREAIELTKYAEQAGADGALHVAPYYNKPTQDGFYQHYQAIAESVGLPIVIYNIPGRTAKNIEPETIIRLAEIPNIVAVKESTGSMDQASHILSCCDLAVLSGDDSLTLPLMALGGKGVVSVVGNIVPGDVKSMLDAFNAGDLNKAREWHFKLFTLCRNLLGLATNPIPIKAAMQLLGRDNGEVRLPMTQLDSQSMKVLEKTLQDYGLL, translated from the coding sequence ATGGCGAATCAAAGTGACCTGTTCGCAGGTCTTTCCGTGGCAATGATCACCCCGTTCAAGAATGGCGAAATCGATGAAAGTGCGCTGCGGGCGCTGGTCGATTACCACGTTGAACAGGGGACCGACACCCTGTGTCCGGTGGGAACGACTGGTGAATCACCAACGCTGTCGCACGATGAACACAAACAGGTGATTTCCATCGTCTGCGAACAGGCCGCCGGCCGCATCAAAGTCATGGCAGGTACCGGTTCCAACAGCACCCGTGAAGCCATCGAACTGACCAAATACGCTGAGCAGGCGGGAGCCGATGGTGCCTTGCACGTCGCCCCGTATTATAACAAGCCGACCCAGGATGGGTTTTATCAGCATTACCAGGCGATTGCCGAATCCGTCGGCCTGCCGATTGTGATCTATAATATTCCCGGTCGGACCGCCAAGAACATTGAACCGGAAACGATCATTCGCCTGGCGGAAATCCCGAACATCGTCGCTGTGAAGGAATCTACCGGTTCGATGGACCAGGCTTCTCACATCCTGTCCTGCTGCGATCTGGCCGTCCTCTCGGGTGATGACAGCCTGACGCTGCCTCTGATGGCACTGGGAGGCAAGGGGGTTGTATCGGTTGTGGGCAATATCGTTCCCGGCGATGTCAAATCCATGCTCGACGCTTTCAATGCAGGAGATCTGAATAAGGCCCGCGAATGGCACTTTAAACTGTTCACACTCTGCCGGAACCTGCTGGGCCTTGCGACAAACCCGATTCCCATTAAAGCAGCCATGCAGTTGCTCGGACGGGACAACGGTGAAGTTCGTCTCCCGATGACGCAACTCGACTCTCAGTCGATGAAGGTGCTTGAGAAAACACTGCAGGATTATGGCCTGCTGTAG